A genomic window from Streptomyces broussonetiae includes:
- a CDS encoding HRDC domain-containing protein → MTDAQDTAADSSLRTTGGTPPDDAGSSVTGAPTPLLEPREGIPPVVADETALAQVISAFAGGSGPVAVDAERASGYRYGQRAYLVQLRREGAGTALIDPVAVGGGLSGLGDALSGTEWVLHAATQDLPCLREIDMVPSRLFDTELAGRLAGFPRVGLGAMVENVLGFVLEKGHSAVDWSTRPLPEPWLRYAALDVELLVDLRDALEKELDRQGKLEWALQEFDAIAAAPPAEPRKDPWRRTSGMHKVRRRRQLGVVREMWETRDRIAQRRDVSPGKVLSDAAIVEAALALPSNVHALAALNGFGHRMGRRQLEQWQAAVDRAKALPDGALPQPGQPVTGPPPPRAWADKDPAAAARLSAARAGVTALAEQLNLPQENLVSPDTVRRICWEPPKPVDAGSVEAALVGYGARPWQVELVTPVLVKALSA, encoded by the coding sequence GTGACCGACGCCCAAGACACCGCAGCAGACAGCTCCCTGCGCACCACCGGAGGCACTCCTCCGGACGACGCCGGATCTTCTGTGACCGGGGCGCCGACACCGCTGCTCGAACCCCGCGAGGGCATTCCGCCCGTCGTCGCCGACGAGACCGCCCTCGCCCAGGTGATCTCCGCCTTCGCCGGTGGTTCCGGCCCCGTCGCCGTCGACGCCGAGCGCGCCTCCGGCTACCGCTACGGCCAGCGCGCCTACCTGGTGCAGCTGCGCCGCGAGGGCGCGGGGACCGCGCTGATCGACCCGGTGGCCGTCGGCGGCGGCCTGTCCGGACTCGGCGACGCCCTGTCCGGCACCGAGTGGGTGCTGCACGCCGCCACCCAGGACCTGCCGTGCCTGCGCGAGATAGACATGGTTCCGTCCCGGCTGTTCGACACCGAACTGGCCGGCCGGCTCGCCGGTTTCCCCCGGGTGGGCCTCGGCGCCATGGTCGAGAACGTCCTCGGCTTCGTCCTGGAGAAGGGCCACTCCGCCGTCGACTGGTCGACCCGCCCGCTGCCCGAGCCGTGGCTGCGGTACGCCGCCCTCGACGTGGAGCTTCTCGTCGACCTGCGCGACGCCCTGGAGAAGGAGCTGGACCGGCAGGGCAAGCTGGAGTGGGCCCTGCAGGAGTTCGACGCGATCGCGGCGGCGCCGCCCGCCGAGCCGAGGAAGGATCCCTGGCGGCGCACGTCGGGGATGCACAAGGTACGGCGGCGCCGGCAGCTGGGTGTCGTACGGGAGATGTGGGAGACCCGGGACCGGATCGCGCAGCGCCGGGACGTGTCGCCGGGCAAGGTGCTGAGCGACGCGGCCATCGTGGAGGCCGCGCTCGCCCTGCCGTCGAACGTGCACGCGCTGGCCGCGCTGAACGGGTTCGGGCACCGGATGGGGCGGCGGCAGCTGGAGCAGTGGCAGGCGGCCGTCGACCGCGCCAAGGCCCTTCCCGACGGTGCGCTGCCACAGCCCGGGCAGCCGGTGACCGGACCTCCGCCGCCCCGGGCGTGGGCCGACAAGGACCCGGCCGCCGCGGCCCGGCTCTCCGCTGCCCGCGCGGGGGTGACCGCCCTGGCCGAGCAGCTCAACCTGCCTCAGGAGAACCTGGTGTCGCCGGACACCGTGCGGCGTATTTGCTGGGAGCCGCCGAAGCCCGTCGACGCGGGGTCCGTGGAAGCCGCGCTCGTGGGGTACGGCGCGCGGCCGTGGCAGGTGGAACTGGTGACGCCGGTTCTGGTGAAGGCGCTGTCGGCGTAG
- a CDS encoding response regulator transcription factor, with protein sequence MSVLLEQPASLVAYRPNKPTAMVVVADPRVRSTVTRHLWALGVRDVIEASSIAEARPRIGNPRDICVADVHLPDGSGLTLLSETRAAGWPNGLALSAADDIGAVRNALAGGVKGYVVTGTRTNIGLPTRPGATPLGAARMHRRPPGAPSHPGGYRELSGREVEVLRLVAEGQSNKAIGVSMGLSALTVKSHLARIARKLGTGDRAGMVAVALRTGIIH encoded by the coding sequence GTGTCCGTTCTCCTCGAGCAGCCCGCAAGCCTGGTCGCCTACCGCCCGAACAAGCCGACCGCCATGGTGGTCGTGGCCGACCCCCGCGTCCGTTCCACCGTCACCCGCCATCTGTGGGCGCTCGGCGTGCGCGATGTCATCGAGGCCTCGTCCATCGCGGAGGCTCGTCCCCGCATCGGCAACCCCCGCGACATCTGCGTCGCCGACGTCCACCTGCCCGACGGCTCCGGCCTGACGCTGCTGTCCGAGACCCGCGCCGCGGGCTGGCCCAACGGGCTGGCGCTCTCCGCCGCCGACGACATCGGCGCGGTCCGCAACGCCCTGGCCGGCGGGGTCAAGGGCTATGTCGTCACCGGTACCCGTACCAACATCGGCCTGCCCACCCGGCCCGGCGCCACTCCCCTCGGCGCCGCCCGGATGCACCGCCGCCCCCCGGGTGCCCCGAGCCACCCGGGCGGCTACCGCGAGCTGTCCGGCCGCGAGGTCGAGGTCCTGCGCCTGGTCGCGGAGGGCCAGTCCAACAAGGCGATCGGCGTCTCCATGGGCCTGTCCGCCCTGACCGTCAAGAGCCACCTCGCCCGCATCGCCCGCAAGCTGGGCACGGGCGACCGGGCCGGCATGGTGGCCGTGGCCCTGCGCACCGGGATCATCCACTGA
- a CDS encoding DUF3000 domain-containing protein, which produces MAAAHGRMSDSADGMDDVKDTEGEDRHSGNGSPPAFRAAVEALHASRLRPQVEVEPTPAPQRLAPYAYALEAVVVDGEQELADGRLVLLHDPAGHDAWRGTFRLVTLVRAELEQEMAADPLLPEVCWSWLTGALQARGLGYGEPSGTITRASSHYFGGLAERPAASQIEIRASWTPREGLGGIPDTGSHLASWCDLLAQVAGLPPAGPGDASVVTLPQRRGPQSR; this is translated from the coding sequence ATGGCTGCGGCTCACGGACGAATGTCGGACAGCGCTGACGGAATGGACGACGTGAAGGACACCGAGGGGGAGGACCGGCATTCCGGTAATGGGAGTCCGCCGGCTTTCCGGGCCGCGGTCGAGGCTCTGCACGCCAGCCGGCTGCGCCCGCAGGTCGAGGTGGAGCCGACGCCCGCGCCGCAGCGGCTCGCACCGTACGCGTACGCGCTGGAGGCCGTGGTGGTCGACGGAGAGCAGGAGCTGGCCGACGGGCGTCTGGTGCTGCTGCACGACCCGGCCGGGCACGACGCCTGGCGCGGGACGTTCCGGTTGGTGACGCTGGTGCGTGCGGAGCTGGAGCAGGAGATGGCGGCCGATCCGCTGCTGCCGGAGGTGTGCTGGTCGTGGCTGACCGGCGCGCTGCAGGCGCGCGGACTGGGCTACGGCGAGCCGAGCGGCACGATCACGCGCGCCAGCTCGCACTACTTCGGCGGGCTGGCCGAGCGGCCGGCCGCCTCGCAGATCGAGATCCGGGCCTCCTGGACGCCCCGCGAGGGCCTCGGCGGGATTCCGGACACGGGGTCGCACCTGGCCTCCTGGTGCGACCTGCTGGCCCAGGTCGCGGGGCTGCCGCCGGCCGGTCCGGGCGACGCTTCGGTGGTCACGCTGCCGCAGCGCAGGGGCCCGCAGTCACGGTGA
- the hemE gene encoding uroporphyrinogen decarboxylase, protein MQPTATYDSAFLKACRREPVPHTPVWFMRQAGRSLPEYRKVREGIPMLESCMQPELVTEITLQPVRRHNVDAAIYYSDIVVPLKAIGIDLDIKPGVGPVVERPIRTRADLAQLRDLTPEDVSYVTEAIGLLTRELGATPLIGFAGAPFTLASYLVEGGPSRTYENAKAMMYGDPGLWADLLDRLADITAAFLKVQIEAGASAVQLFDSWAGALAPADYRNSVMHASAKVFDAVAGYGVPRLHFGVGTGELLKLMGEAGADVVGVDWRVPMDEAVRRVGPGKALQGNLDPTVLFTDKDTVEAKAQEVLDAAAGLEGHVFNLGHGVMPNTDPDALTRLVEYVHTRTAR, encoded by the coding sequence ATGCAGCCGACAGCGACGTACGACAGCGCCTTCCTCAAGGCGTGCAGGCGCGAACCCGTGCCGCACACCCCCGTGTGGTTCATGCGGCAGGCCGGCCGTTCGCTGCCGGAGTACCGCAAGGTGCGCGAAGGCATCCCGATGCTGGAGTCGTGCATGCAGCCCGAGCTGGTCACCGAGATCACGCTCCAGCCCGTACGCCGGCACAACGTGGACGCGGCGATCTACTACAGCGACATCGTCGTCCCGCTCAAGGCCATCGGCATCGACCTCGACATCAAGCCCGGTGTCGGCCCGGTCGTCGAGCGCCCGATCCGCACCCGCGCCGACCTCGCACAGCTCCGTGACCTCACCCCCGAGGACGTCTCCTACGTCACCGAGGCCATCGGCCTGCTCACCCGTGAACTGGGCGCCACCCCGCTGATCGGTTTCGCGGGCGCGCCGTTCACCCTGGCGAGCTACCTGGTCGAGGGCGGTCCGTCGCGGACCTACGAGAACGCCAAGGCGATGATGTACGGCGACCCCGGGCTGTGGGCCGACCTGCTCGACCGGCTCGCCGACATCACGGCCGCGTTCCTCAAGGTGCAGATCGAGGCCGGTGCGAGCGCGGTCCAGCTCTTCGACTCCTGGGCCGGCGCGCTCGCCCCCGCCGACTACCGGAACTCGGTCATGCACGCCTCGGCGAAGGTCTTCGACGCCGTCGCCGGGTACGGCGTCCCGCGCCTCCACTTCGGCGTGGGCACCGGAGAACTGCTCAAGCTGATGGGCGAGGCCGGTGCGGACGTCGTCGGCGTCGACTGGCGCGTCCCGATGGACGAGGCCGTCCGCCGCGTCGGCCCTGGCAAGGCGCTGCAGGGCAACCTGGACCCGACGGTCCTGTTCACGGACAAGGACACCGTCGAGGCCAAGGCGCAGGAGGTGCTCGACGCCGCCGCCGGCCTGGAGGGGCACGTCTTCAACCTCGGCCACGGCGTCATGCCGAACACCGACCCGGACGCGCTGACCCGGCTCGTGGAGTACGTCCACACACGCACCGCGCGCTGA
- a CDS encoding rhomboid family intramembrane serine protease, translated as MVIPVHDVNPVRRTPWVTYALIAANVLVFVSTPGIAGSVAGGSDLAQLCHLQAFMDHYAAVPRELIHHQTPRLVPTGETGVGLHGPGCVVRPPSYDKSPPLSVFTAMFLHGSWLHLLGNMLFLLIFGNNVEDRMGHVRYFFFYVVCGYAAGYGFALLNADSGDPLIGASGAIAGVLGAYIVLWPRARVWVLVPFLVFLPLRLPAWLVLGFWFVLQAVYSSGHGVSGAGTVAYAAHVVGFVAGMLLAWPLKPGTPPPPEPRGLLFGRRARPRYTW; from the coding sequence GTGGTCATCCCCGTCCATGACGTGAACCCGGTGCGCCGCACCCCCTGGGTGACGTACGCGCTCATCGCCGCCAACGTCCTCGTCTTCGTCTCCACGCCCGGCATAGCCGGTTCCGTGGCCGGCGGCAGCGACCTGGCACAGCTGTGCCATCTCCAGGCCTTCATGGACCACTACGCGGCGGTGCCCAGGGAGCTGATCCATCATCAGACGCCACGGTTGGTGCCGACCGGCGAGACGGGCGTGGGCCTGCACGGCCCGGGCTGTGTCGTGCGACCGCCGTCCTACGACAAGTCCCCGCCGCTGTCGGTCTTCACGGCGATGTTCCTGCACGGCAGCTGGCTGCACCTGCTGGGAAACATGCTCTTCCTGCTGATCTTCGGCAACAACGTCGAGGACCGGATGGGACACGTCCGGTACTTCTTCTTCTACGTCGTCTGCGGTTACGCGGCGGGGTACGGCTTCGCGCTGCTCAACGCCGACTCGGGCGACCCGCTGATCGGTGCCTCCGGAGCTATCGCCGGGGTCCTCGGCGCCTACATCGTGCTGTGGCCGAGGGCGCGGGTGTGGGTGCTCGTGCCGTTCCTGGTCTTCCTGCCGCTCAGGCTGCCGGCCTGGCTGGTGCTGGGCTTCTGGTTCGTGCTCCAGGCGGTGTACTCCTCCGGGCACGGTGTCTCCGGCGCCGGCACGGTGGCCTACGCGGCGCACGTGGTCGGCTTCGTGGCGGGCATGCTGCTCGCCTGGCCGCTCAAGCCCGGCACTCCGCCCCCGCCGGAGCCGCGCGGCCTGCTGTTCGGCAGACGGGCGCGGCCCCGCTACACCTGGTGA
- a CDS encoding FAD-dependent oxidoreductase, whose amino-acid sequence MTKNGGRGGTERLVVIGGDAAGMSAASQARRLKGPGELEIVAFERGHFTSFSACGIPYWVGGDVSERDDLIARTPEEHRARDIDVRLRTEVTGIDVAGQRVRARDLDSGAESWTSYDKLVIATGARPVRPDLPGADAPGVHGVQTLDDGQGLLDTLARARGRRAVVVGAGYIGVEMAEALINRGFEVTVVNRGKEPMSTLDPDMGRLVHLAMEGLGITMVNDAEVTKVLTAADGTVRAVATPDAEYPADVVVLGIGVRPETTLARAAGLPLGSRGGLLTDLAMRVRGHENIWAGGDCVEVLNLVSGQTQHVPLGTHANKQGQVIGTNAGGGYATFPGVVGTAVSKVCDLEIARTGLREKDARRVGLQYETAVIESTSRARYFPGTSSMTVKMLAERRTGRLLGVQIVGREGAAKRVDVAAVALTARMTVEEMTALDLGYAPPFSPVWDPVLVAARKATAKLRAS is encoded by the coding sequence ATGACCAAGAACGGTGGGCGCGGCGGGACGGAACGGCTGGTCGTGATCGGCGGTGACGCCGCGGGCATGTCCGCGGCGTCCCAGGCACGGCGGTTGAAGGGTCCCGGGGAGCTGGAGATCGTGGCCTTCGAACGCGGCCACTTCACCTCGTTCTCGGCGTGCGGCATTCCGTACTGGGTGGGCGGCGACGTGTCCGAACGGGACGACCTGATCGCCCGTACCCCCGAGGAGCACCGGGCGCGGGACATCGATGTGCGACTGCGCACGGAGGTCACCGGGATCGACGTGGCCGGGCAGCGGGTACGCGCGCGTGACCTCGATTCCGGCGCCGAGTCCTGGACGTCGTACGACAAGCTCGTGATCGCCACCGGTGCCCGCCCGGTCCGCCCGGACCTGCCCGGCGCGGACGCCCCCGGGGTGCACGGCGTGCAGACCCTGGACGACGGCCAGGGTCTGCTGGACACGCTGGCACGCGCGCGTGGCCGCCGGGCCGTGGTCGTGGGCGCGGGCTACATCGGCGTGGAGATGGCCGAGGCCCTCATCAACCGCGGTTTCGAGGTGACGGTCGTGAACCGCGGCAAGGAGCCGATGTCGACGCTCGATCCGGACATGGGCCGGCTGGTGCACCTGGCCATGGAGGGCCTCGGCATCACCATGGTGAACGACGCCGAGGTCACCAAGGTCCTCACCGCGGCCGACGGCACGGTCCGCGCGGTGGCCACGCCGGACGCCGAGTACCCCGCGGACGTCGTGGTCCTCGGCATCGGCGTCCGCCCTGAGACCACTCTCGCCCGGGCCGCGGGACTCCCGCTGGGCAGCCGCGGCGGCCTGCTCACCGACCTCGCGATGCGGGTGCGTGGCCACGAGAACATCTGGGCGGGCGGCGACTGCGTGGAGGTGCTGAACCTGGTCTCCGGTCAGACGCAGCACGTGCCGCTGGGCACCCACGCGAACAAGCAGGGCCAGGTCATCGGCACCAACGCCGGCGGCGGTTACGCCACCTTCCCGGGCGTGGTCGGTACGGCGGTCAGCAAGGTCTGCGACCTGGAGATCGCCCGCACCGGGCTGCGCGAGAAGGACGCGCGCCGGGTCGGCCTGCAGTACGAGACGGCGGTCATCGAGTCCACCAGCCGGGCCCGCTACTTCCCCGGCACCTCCTCCATGACGGTCAAGATGCTCGCCGAACGCCGCACGGGCCGGCTGCTGGGCGTGCAGATCGTCGGCAGGGAGGGCGCCGCGAAGCGCGTGGACGTCGCGGCGGTGGCGCTGACGGCGCGGATGACGGTGGAGGAGATGACGGCCCTGGACCTGGGCTACGCCCCGCCCTTCTCGCCGGTGTGGGACCCGGTCCTGGTGGCGGCGAGAAAGGCGACGGCGAAGCTGCGGGCTTCCTAG
- a CDS encoding DUF4349 domain-containing protein, which yields MRASCSPRRPVRRPAGLLLAVCLALAGCSGAGGQDGASTKSAAGGPAQQRGAAGKPGTTTRSTGRTPRLVPSPVIRTASLTIEVEDVAEALAKARTTAESAGGHVGEESTSRDADGDERTRVVLRVPGAKYDEVLTGLQGTGTLVERTAKTVDVTDRVVDVDSRVRSQRASVNRIRALMDRAAGLSDVVTLEGELSSREADLESLLAQQASLKDRTSLATITLSLSQKPVRRTAGDGTPGIVDGLSGGWHVFVALVRWIVLALGAALPFAAFAALLTMAWLRFVRPRLRRRAEPAPAMTALGPLPSARPAPDPDAPATGRE from the coding sequence ATGCGCGCATCATGTTCCCCACGCCGCCCCGTCCGGCGGCCGGCCGGCCTGCTGCTCGCCGTCTGCCTGGCCCTCGCGGGCTGCAGCGGCGCCGGCGGCCAGGACGGTGCCTCGACGAAGTCCGCCGCCGGCGGCCCGGCACAGCAGCGCGGCGCGGCCGGCAAGCCGGGCACCACGACCAGGTCCACGGGGCGGACGCCCCGCCTCGTCCCGAGCCCCGTCATCCGCACCGCCTCCCTGACCATCGAGGTCGAGGACGTCGCCGAGGCCTTGGCCAAGGCCCGTACGACCGCCGAGAGCGCGGGCGGCCACGTCGGCGAGGAGAGCACGAGCCGGGACGCCGACGGCGATGAGCGGACCCGGGTCGTCCTGCGCGTGCCCGGCGCGAAGTACGACGAGGTCCTCACCGGCCTGCAGGGCACCGGCACGCTCGTCGAGCGCACCGCGAAGACGGTCGACGTCACCGACCGGGTCGTGGACGTGGACAGCCGGGTCAGGTCCCAGCGGGCCAGTGTGAACCGGATCCGTGCGCTGATGGACCGGGCGGCCGGGCTGAGCGATGTGGTCACCCTGGAAGGCGAGTTGAGCAGCCGCGAGGCCGACCTGGAGTCCCTGCTCGCGCAACAGGCGTCGCTGAAGGACCGTACGAGCCTTGCGACCATCACCCTGTCGCTGTCGCAGAAGCCGGTGCGCAGGACCGCCGGGGACGGCACCCCGGGCATCGTGGACGGCCTGTCGGGCGGCTGGCACGTGTTCGTCGCCCTGGTGCGCTGGATCGTCCTCGCGCTCGGTGCCGCCCTGCCGTTCGCGGCCTTCGCCGCCCTGTTGACGATGGCGTGGCTGCGGTTCGTACGGCCCCGGCTCCGGCGCCGCGCGGAGCCCGCGCCCGCGATGACCGCGCTGGGCCCGCTGCCGTCGGCGCGCCCGGCGCCGGACCCGGACGCGCCCGCGACCGGCCGGGAGTGA